The Oncorhynchus masou masou isolate Uvic2021 chromosome 6, UVic_Omas_1.1, whole genome shotgun sequence genome has a window encoding:
- the LOC135542267 gene encoding thyrotropin subunit beta — protein sequence MELSVAMCGLLCLLFSQAVPTCVPTDYTLYEERRECDFCVAINTTICMGFCYSRDSNMKELAGPRFLIQRGCTYDQVEYRTVILPGCPLHANPLFTYPVALSCHCGTCNTDSDECAHKASSGDGARCSKPLRHIYPYPGLNSYIHPN from the exons ATGGAATTGTCCGTGGCCATGTGTGGTCTCCTTTGCCTGCTCTTCAGCCAAGCTGTGCCCACGTGTGTGCCCACGGACTACACTCTGTATGAGGAGAGACGTGAATGTGACTTCTGCGTGGCCATCAATACGACCATTTGCATGGGCTTCTGCTACTCAAGG GACAGTAACATGAAGGAGCTGGCCGGACCACGTTTCCTTATCCAGAGAGGCTGTACCTATGACCAGGTGGAGTACCGAACAGTCATACTACCTGGTTGCCCGCTCCATGCCAACCCTCTCTTCACCTACCCCGTGGCCCTCAGCTGCCACTGTGGCACCTGCAACACAGACAGTGATGAGTGTGCCCACAAGGCCAGCAGTGGAGACGGCGCCAGGTGTTCCAAGCCACTCAGACACATCTACCCATACCCTGGCCTGAACAGCTACATCCACCCCAACTGA